Proteins encoded together in one Gadus chalcogrammus isolate NIFS_2021 chromosome 18, NIFS_Gcha_1.0, whole genome shotgun sequence window:
- the LOC130371684 gene encoding wings apart-like protein homolog: protein MTSRFGKTYSRKGGEGTSKFDEVLSNKRATLSTKWGETTYKAKVSSKRVAPASSAAKIDALREGHKRPRMTDDKSEDPYGFDSDDESKPVSSRSGSKPSPAKPASAEPPQAERPGFSLDTSSRSSTALQGWSMSSTLSRGTSAALSSDRSQPRVLENTAVFFNTTTTASNTGKMMDTGRA, encoded by the coding sequence ATGACGTCCAGATTTGGTAAAACCTACAGtcggaagggaggggagggcacGTCCAAGTTTGATGAGGTACTGTCCAACAAGAGAGCCACCCTCAGCACCAAATGGGGCGAGACCACCTACAAAGCCAAAGTGAGCTCCAAGCGCGTCGCCCCTGCCAGCAGTGCTGCAAAAATTGACGCTCTGCGGGAAGGCCACAAGCGCCCCCGCATGACAGATGACAAATCAGAGGATCCATATGGCTTTGACAGCGACGACGAGTCCAAACCGGTGTCATCCCGGTCAGGGAGCAAGCCGTCCCCGGCCAAGCCCGCCTCCGCTGAGCCTCCCCAGGCCGAGAGGCCCGGCTTCTCGCTGGATACCTCCAGCAGGTCCTCCACCGCCCTCCAGGGCTGGTCCATGTCCTCTACGCTCAGTAGGGGGACCTCAGCTGCATTGAGCAGTGACCGGAGCCAGCCCAGGGTCTTGGAGAACACTGCAGTCTTCTtcaataccaccaccactgcctccAATACAGGTAAAATGATGGACACAGGGAGAGCATAG